Within Pseudorca crassidens isolate mPseCra1 chromosome 8, mPseCra1.hap1, whole genome shotgun sequence, the genomic segment CCCTCGCCGCTGAAACCCAATCCTCTGCTGCAGCTCCGGCTCAGCAGAACCGCCTCCAGCAGAGCCGCCCTGCTTGCCTCGTCGGCCGCACCCTACCTGCTCTCTGCCTCGgagcccccagcccagcaccGCGCCCAGCAGAGCCACAGCCAGGTCCTGGAGGAGGCCGCGCTGGACCGGCCAGGCCAGtacctccccaccctctcctctcctggcCCGACACCCGCGTGACCCCTGCCTGACCCTCCGAACCCCCCTCTCAGCCCCTCCAGTCCTCGGACCAACCCTCTCTTCTCCAGGTCCTAAGCCTCTGTAGCTTGGTTCCCCCCGCGCCCTGGGCTCCGGCCATGAAGCGCCCCTCAGGGCTGGAGGAGGCCCAGTCGCCGGCCTCAGACATCCGCGTGTTTGCCAGCAGCTGCTCGATGCACGGCCTGGGCCACGTCTTCGGCCCGGGGGGCCCGATGGTGCGCCGGGGGCTGTGGACCACAGCCGTGCTCCTGGCACTGGCCACCCTCCTCTACCAGGTGGCTGGGAGGGTGCGCTACTACAGGGAGTTCCACCACGAGACGGCCCTGGAGGAGCGTGAGAGCCGCCGGCTCACCTTCCCGGCCGTCACCCTGTGCAACATCAACCCGCTGCGCCGCTCACGCCTCACGCCCAATGACCTGCACTGGGCCGGGCCCGCACTGCTGGGCCTGGAGCCCACCGAGCACGCCGCCTACCTGCGTGCCCTGGGCCGGCCCCCCGCGCCGCCCGGCTTCATGCCCAGCCCCACCTTCGACGTGGCCCGGCTCTACGCCCGGGCCGGGCACGCCCTCGAGGACATGCTGCTGGCCTGCCGCTACCGAGGCTGGCTGTGTGGGCCCGAGAACTTCACCACGGTGAGCCGGCTGCCCGATCCGTCCAGCCAGGGGCCCGGGAGCGCCAGGCGGTCCCTGCCGGGCCTTGCCGACCCACACTCCCCCAGAGCCAGGGAACCTTAACAGCCATGCTGGGGGAtcctttccttccccaccccaccagtGCCTTTCTGTTCAGCCAGGAAGCTGTCCTCCTCGGGCCCCTCCCTGCTGCTCAGCTGGACTGCAGCATGCAAGGTCACGCCTCCCAGCCAGGGGCACTCACCCCGGCTGGCTCTGGGCCCAAGGTCTGGTCTGTGGAGAGCCTgctcctggggggtggggggatctgGTGTTCTAGGGCAGGAGACCCTCCTCTCTGCCAGGGGGAGGGTGCTGGTTTCCCCGCTGCCTCTTCCACATGCTGCCAGACCTGAAGGGGGCAGCTGGGCCCCTCTTCCTCATGCCAGTCTCCAAAAAACACTTGCCCTGCAGGctgtgccctgggctgggggcggAGGTGGGAGCGAGGAACTGGAGGGTCCAAGCCTGTCCTTTCCTGTGGGAAAGGGGCAGGGTTAGCTGGTCACAGTGCAGCGAGGGTCCAGCTACATGTGCCGGTTGAGGGAGGGTCTCGGGGCATTAAGATGTGGGCTTCAGTGTTCAAAGAAGAGACCCAGATAGAGGATGGGGCGGGAGGGGTCCCACGGTGCTCGCACTGAGCGCCTGGTTCCCTGGCGAGGTCTGCCACgtgcctgccctgccccaggtCTTCACCCGCATGGGGCAGTGCTACAGCTTCAACTCCGGCGCCGAAGGCGCAGAGCTGCTCACCACTCCCAAGGGCGGCATGGGCAACGGGCTGGAGGTGCTGCTGGACGTGCAGCAGGATGAGTACCTGCCCGTGTGGAGGGACACGGGTGCGGGGCGCACGGGCGAGGCCGGGGAGTGGCAGGTGGGGTGCAGAAGGCCCTGGGGAGAAGTGGAGGTGCGGGGGGGCCCCAGGCCTGTCCTTTCCCATGGGAAGTGGGTGGGTTTAGTTGGTCACAGCCCTGGGGAGAGGGGGCTGCAGGAGGGGGCCTCTTGGGACTCAGGGTCCCCCCTTCCCTGCAGAGGAGACGCCGTTTGAGGTGGGGATCCGAGTGCAGATCCACAGCCAGGAGGAGCCGCCGCTCGTTGACCAGCTGGGCTTCGGGGCGGCCCCTGGCTACCAGACCTTTGTGTCCTGCCAGAAGCAGCAAgtatcctctctgtgcctccgaAACCGGGCCCCGCCCCGCTCCTGAGCCCGCGCCACCTcagaccccagccccagctcctcagaaccgggccccgccccctcctgaGCCCGCGCCACCTcagaccccagccccagctcctcagaaccgggccccgccccctcctgaGCCCGCGCCACCTCggaccccagccccagctcctcagaaccgggccccgccccctcctgaGCCCGCACCACCTCggaccccagccccagctcctcagAACCGTCCCAGCGATCTCGCGTTCTACGCGGCCCCCACTTCTCCCAGAGCCTCCTTAACTTGTCCGCCTACAGCTGAGCTTCCTGCCGCCGCCCTGGGGTGACTGCAGCTCTGTCTCTCTGGACCCTGACTTTGAGCCGGAACCCTCCGGTCCTCTGGACCCCCCCAGGCCCAGCCTAGGCCCCAGCCCTCCCTATAGTCTAATAGGGTGTCGCCTGGCCTGCGAGAGCCGCTACGTGGCTCGGAAGTGCGGCTGCCGAATGATGCATATGCCAGGTaaggggctgggggcagcggAGGAGGGGGTCCGGGGAGGCGGGGAGGCCCGGGGGGCGCCGCTCCTGAAGCTGTCTCCTCTGCCCCCGTGCAGGCGGCGCGCCGGTGTGCA encodes:
- the ASIC3 gene encoding acid-sensing ion channel 3 isoform X2 gives rise to the protein MKRPSGLEEAQSPASDIRVFASSCSMHGLGHVFGPGGPMVRRGLWTTAVLLALATLLYQVAGRVRYYREFHHETALEERESRRLTFPAVTLCNINPLRRSRLTPNDLHWAGPALLGLEPTEHAAYLRALGRPPAPPGFMPSPTFDVARLYARAGHALEDMLLACRYRGWLCGPENFTTVFTRMGQCYSFNSGAEGAELLTTPKGGMGNGLEVLLDVQQDEYLPVWRDTEETPFEVGIRVQIHSQEEPPLVDQLGFGAAPGYQTFVSCQKQQLSFLPPPWGDCSSVSLDPDFEPEPSGPLDPPRPSLGPSPPYSLIGCRLACESRYVARKCGCRMMHMPGGAPVCSPQQYKDCAHPALDAMLQKDACTCPNPCASTRYAKELSMVRMPSRAAARYLARKHNRSEAYIAENVLMLDIFFEALNYETVEQKKAYEMSELLGDIGGQMGLFIGASLLTVLEILDYLCEVGGPGLQLWEAGRVTPKDPGVSFRKGWAANEPQFHTSAWAPGLPPLPVPSPRRSLPLNAPATSSPSSRWGVCVFRAAP
- the ASIC3 gene encoding acid-sensing ion channel 3 isoform X6 translates to MKRPSGLEEAQSPASDIRVFASSCSMHGLGHVFGPGGPMVRRGLWTTAVLLALATLLYQVAGRVRYYREFHHETALEERESRRLTFPAVTLCNINPLRRSRLTPNDLHWAGPALLGLEPTEHAAYLRALGRPPAPPGFMPSPTFDVARLYARAGHALEDMLLACRYRGWLCGPENFTTVFTRMGQCYSFNSGAEGAELLTTPKGGMGNGLEVLLDVQQDEYLPVWRDTEETPFEVGIRVQIHSQEEPPLVDQLGFGAAPGYQTFVSCQKQQLSFLPPPWGDCSSVSLDPDFEPEPSGPLDPPRPSLGPSPPYSLIGCRLACESRYVARKCGCRMMHMPGGAPVCSPQQYKDCAHPALDAMLQKDACTCPNPCASTRYAKELSMVRMPSRAAARYLARKHNRSEAYIAENVLMLDIFFEALNYETVEQKKAYEMSELLGDIGGQMGLFIGASLLTVLEILDYLCEVFRDRVLGYFWNRKRSQRHSSANLASHPSLCRHQDALFLSTHLLPRHPALDGASASSGPHPDILAMASPQVSVHLHPK
- the ASIC3 gene encoding acid-sensing ion channel 3 isoform X1, whose amino-acid sequence is MKRPSGLEEAQSPASDIRVFASSCSMHGLGHVFGPGGPMVRRGLWTTAVLLALATLLYQVAGRVRYYREFHHETALEERESRRLTFPAVTLCNINPLRRSRLTPNDLHWAGPALLGLEPTEHAAYLRALGRPPAPPGFMPSPTFDVARLYARAGHALEDMLLACRYRGWLCGPENFTTVFTRMGQCYSFNSGAEGAELLTTPKGGMGNGLEVLLDVQQDEYLPVWRDTEETPFEVGIRVQIHSQEEPPLVDQLGFGAAPGYQTFVSCQKQQLSFLPPPWGDCSSVSLDPDFEPEPSGPLDPPRPSLGPSPPYSLIGCRLACESRYVARKCGCRMMHMPGGAPVCSPQQYKDCAHPALDAMLQKDACTCPNPCASTRYAKELSMVRMPSRAAARYLARKHNRSEAYIAENVLMLDIFFEALNYETVEQKKAYEMSELLGDIGGQMGLFIGASLLTVLEILDYLCEVGGPGLQLWEAGRVTPKDPGVRYALATSSTASPRCSGTESWDTSGTESAPKGTPAPTCFRKGWAANEPQFHTSAWAPGLPPLPVPSPRRSLPLNAPATSSPSSRWGVCVFRAAP
- the ASIC3 gene encoding acid-sensing ion channel 3 isoform X3 — translated: MKRPSGLEEAQSPASDIRVFASSCSMHGLGHVFGPGGPMVRRGLWTTAVLLALATLLYQVAGRVRYYREFHHETALEERESRRLTFPAVTLCNINPLRRSRLTPNDLHWAGPALLGLEPTEHAAYLRALGRPPAPPGFMPSPTFDVARLYARAGHALEDMLLACRYRGWLCGPENFTTVFTRMGQCYSFNSGAEGAELLTTPKGGMGNGLEVLLDVQQDEYLPVWRDTEETPFEVGIRVQIHSQEEPPLVDQLGFGAAPGYQTFVSCQKQQLSFLPPPWGDCSSVSLDPDFEPEPSGPLDPPRPSLGPSPPYSLIGCRLACESRYVARKCGCRMMHMPGGAPVCSPQQYKDCAHPALDAMLQKDACTCPNPCASTRYAKELSMVRMPSRAAARYLARKHNRSEAYIAENVLMLDIFFEALNYETVEQKKAYEMSELLGDIGGQMGLFIGASLLTVLEILDYLCEVFRDRVLGYFWNRKRSQRHSSANLLQEGLGSQRTPVPHLSLGSRPPTPPCAVTKTLSSSQRTCYLVTQL
- the ASIC3 gene encoding acid-sensing ion channel 3 isoform X4; its protein translation is MKRPSGLEEAQSPASDIRVFASSCSMHGLGHVFGPGGPMVRRGLWTTAVLLALATLLYQVAGRVRYYREFHHETALEERESRRLTFPAVTLCNINPLRRSRLTPNDLHWAGPALLGLEPTEHAAYLRALGRPPAPPGFMPSPTFDVARLYARAGHALEDMLLACRYRGWLCGPENFTTVFTRMGQCYSFNSGAEGAELLTTPKGGMGNGLEVLLDVQQDEYLPVWRDTEETPFEVGIRVQIHSQEEPPLVDQLGFGAAPGYQTFVSCQKQQLSFLPPPWGDCSSVSLDPDFEPEPSGPLDPPRPSLGPSPPYSLIGCRLACESRYVARKCGCRMMHMPGGAPVCSPQQYKDCAHPALDAMLQKDACTCPNPCASTRYAKELSMVRMPSRAAARYLARKHNRSEAYIAENVLMLDIFFEALNYETVEQKKAYEMSELLGDIGGQMGLFIGASLLTVLEILDYLCELQEGLGSQRTPVPHLSLGSRPPTPPCAVTKTLSSSQRTCYLVTQL
- the ASIC3 gene encoding acid-sensing ion channel 3 isoform X5 → MKRPSGLEEAQSPASDIRVFASSCSMHGLGHVFGPGGPMVRRGLWTTAVLLALATLLYQVAGRVRYYREFHHETALEERESRRLTFPAVTLCNINPLRRSRLTPNDLHWAGPALLGLEPTEHAAYLRALGRPPAPPGFMPSPTFDVARLYARAGHALEDMLLACRYRGWLCGPENFTTVFTRMGQCYSFNSGAEGAELLTTPKGGMGNGLEVLLDVQQDEYLPVWRDTEETPFEVGIRVQIHSQEEPPLVDQLGFGAAPGYQTFVSCQKQQLSFLPPPWGDCSSVSLDPDFEPEPSGPLDPPRPSLGPSPPYSLIGCRLACESRYVARKCGCRMMHMPGGAPVCSPQQYKDCAHPALDAMLQKDACTCPNPCASTRYAKELSMVRMPSRAAARYLARKHNRSEAYIAENVLMLDIFFEALNYETVEQKKAYEMSELLGDIGGQMGLFIGASLLTVLEILDYLCEVFRDRVLGYFWNRKRSQRHSSANLLQEGLGSQRTPVPHLSLGSRAMVRVSPGLPPLPVPSPRRSLPLNAPATSSPSSRWGVCVFRAAP